The genomic segment CATACCTTCCTTAATCAGGGGTTTAACCAGTTCGACCTGGTTTTCAGGTACTTCAAAGACCAATTCGTCATGAACCTGCAAAATCATTTTAACTTCCGGAAATTTCTCTTTTAACTGCCGGTGAATTCGGATCATGGCAAGCTTAATCATATCGGCAGCGGTTCCCTGAATAGGAGTATTGGTGGCGGTTCGTTCCCCAAATTGTCGGGTACTCCAATCCTTGCTTTTGATTTCCGGGATATATCGGATTCGATTAAGCAAGGTCGTCACATAGCCTTCGGTTCGGGCCTTTTCTATCATTTTGTCCAGATATCTTTTAACACCTACATATCGGGCAAAATAGTTATTGATATACTGCTGAGCTTCCTTCGTGGAAATTCCTAAATCTTTAGAGAGGCTGAAACTTCCGATTCCATAAATAATTCCGAAATTGACGGCCTTTGCTTTCCGACGGAGTTCCGGGGTCATCTTGGAGGCATCTTTAACACCCAGGACTTCGATGGCCGTTCGGGTATGAATATCTTCATCCCGGCGGAAGGCCTCGATCAGTTTTTCATCTCCCGAAAGATGGGCTAAAATCCTCAATTCGATTTGAGAATAGTCTGCCGACAGGAGAAGATACCCATCGGCGGGAATAAACGCCTGGCGGATACGACGACCGATAGGAGTCCGAATGGGAATATTTTGTAAGTTGGGATCACTACTGCTTAAACGGCCTGTAGCCGTCACAGTCTGGTTGTACGAGGTATGAATCCTCCCTGTCTGAGGGTGAACCATCTTCGGAAGAGCATCCACATAGGTGGATTTGAGCTTCGAGAGCTGTCGATACTCTAAAATTTTGGAAGGGAGGGGATGCCCCTTGGCTAACTCTTCCAGGACATCCACATCGGTCGAGTACCCGGTTTTAGTTTTCCGGATGACCGGAAGTTTTAATTTCTCAAAAAGGATTTCTCCCAGTTGCTTCGGGGAATTCACATTAAATTCAACACCGGCCAGGGTATAGATCTCTGAACTGAGTCGATCCAGCTCCTGGTCCAGTTCTTGGGATAAAACCGAAAGAAGGTTCAGATCGATCCGTACTCCATTCCGCTCCATCTGAGCCAGCACCTCAACCAGGGGCATTTCTACCTGATAAAAAAGTTTCTCCAGGTTTTTCTGTTGTAATTGGGGGCGCAGATGTTGAGTCAACTGGAATACCAGATCTGCATCTTCACAACTATAACAGGCCACCTGATCTATAGGAGCCTGATCCATGGTAATCGCCTTAACCCCCGAGCCGACAACCTGTTTATAGGTCAAATTCCGCTTATATCCCAGATACTCCAGGGTGATATCTTCCAGATTATGGGTATGGCGGGAAGGGTTAAGGAGATAAGAAGCAATCATGGTGTCAAAATCCAGTCCTTGAAGATCGATCCCATAATTGGCAAGAACGATCTTATCGTATTTCATATTCTGGCCGTATTTAGCGATTTGAGCATCTTCCAGGAGTGGCTTCAACTTCGTCAGAACCTCTTTCAGATCCAGTTGAGCTGGAGTGTTTTCAGAGGTATGA from the Candidatus Limnocylindrales bacterium genome contains:
- the polA gene encoding DNA polymerase I, with amino-acid sequence MDSPPTLYLIDGNSSIYRLYYAIQTPLSTSTGLPTWAILGFSRIILKLLKEEKPEYMAVVFDAATPTFRHELFTAYKAQRSRMPSDLVQQIPYIKRFIRALNIPILEIPGYEADDVIGTLAKKAEQMGIRTIIFSPDKDFLQLVSDKIQVVSERMGHRVLYDVEKVKERYGVEPEKIPDVLGLMGDQSDNVPGVPGIGEKTAGKLIQEYGSVEELLRNVDKIKNARQRENLKQYGEVALKSKELVTLDTHVPVEWNLEEFRLSEPNRSELIPLLQELEFQSILKEMIPEEKIENNPSKEYVTVLSHSQLDKIVNTLKASQGFAIDTETTHPEPMWAKLVGISFSVKPNQAFYIPVGHTSENTPAQLDLKEVLTKLKPLLEDAQIAKYGQNMKYDKIVLANYGIDLQGLDFDTMIASYLLNPSRHTHNLEDITLEYLGYKRNLTYKQVVGSGVKAITMDQAPIDQVACYSCEDADLVFQLTQHLRPQLQQKNLEKLFYQVEMPLVEVLAQMERNGVRIDLNLLSVLSQELDQELDRLSSEIYTLAGVEFNVNSPKQLGEILFEKLKLPVIRKTKTGYSTDVDVLEELAKGHPLPSKILEYRQLSKLKSTYVDALPKMVHPQTGRIHTSYNQTVTATGRLSSSDPNLQNIPIRTPIGRRIRQAFIPADGYLLLSADYSQIELRILAHLSGDEKLIEAFRRDEDIHTRTAIEVLGVKDASKMTPELRRKAKAVNFGIIYGIGSFSLSKDLGISTKEAQQYINNYFARYVGVKRYLDKMIEKARTEGYVTTLLNRIRYIPEIKSKDWSTRQFGERTATNTPIQGTAADMIKLAMIRIHRQLKEKFPEVKMILQVHDELVFEVPENQVELVKPLIKEGMETVLELSVPIKVDIHVGRNWND